In a single window of the Niabella ginsenosidivorans genome:
- the nuoK gene encoding NADH-quinone oxidoreductase subunit NuoK: MPVNYYITLALCLFAIGVVGVLTRRNAIIVFMCIELMLNAVNLLLVAFSKMHHIAKGAAAVTGTDGQLFVFFIMVVAAAEVSVGLAIIVMMYRNVHSININFLNRLKH; encoded by the coding sequence ATGCCAGTAAATTATTACATAACCCTTGCACTTTGTTTGTTTGCAATTGGTGTGGTGGGGGTTTTAACGCGCAGGAACGCCATTATTGTTTTTATGTGCATTGAGCTGATGCTGAATGCTGTAAACCTGTTACTCGTTGCTTTTTCAAAAATGCACCATATAGCCAAAGGAGCTGCGGCTGTTACAGGAACAGATGGTCAGCTGTTTGTATTCTTTATTATGGTGGTAGCCGCCGCAGAGGTAAGCGTGGGGCTGGCTATTATTGTAATGATGTACCGAAATGTGCACTCGATAAATATTAATTTCTTAAACAGGTTGAAACATTAA
- the nuoL gene encoding NADH-quinone oxidoreductase subunit L, with product MKNVLDIVYLIPLLPLIGCLINGLGRKSLSKGATGVIGSGVILVSFAISLWAFFQVRAGNTHTAEYFPFINVGNLKIPFAFQIDQLSVIWLLIITGVGFLIHVYSTSYMHDEKPEHFGRYFAYLNLFVFSMLLLVMGANFVIMFIGWEGVGLCSYLLIGFWFKRDEYARAANKAFIMNRIGDLAFLVALFMLINRLGTTTFSEVFTNASLAKFSTKEITAITLLLFVGATGKSAQIPLYTWLPDAMAGPTPVSALIHAATMVTAGIYMIARSNLMFSMAPATLNAIAVIGIATALLAASIALKQNDIKKVLAYSTVSQLGYMFLAIGSGAYVAAVFHVMTHAFFKALLFLGSGSVIHAMGGEQDMRKMGGLAKYMKVTNITFLIGCFAIAGIPGFSGFFSKDEILAGAFAKSPVLYVLGLAGALMTAFYMFRLYATTFNGQFRGTKEQEHHLHESPAAITVPLILLAILSVIGGFVGIPEFMAQGAHSLAGFLQPVFKDSYALLPVHEATHSTEWLLAGLSSVLVIIVVAFAWSRFSRKPDLEEATGLGKILENKWYVDELYDAIIVKPVNAFGTFLNNVFDKKVIDGIVNGVGKLVRYGGRQLRWLQSGQTGAYILMMVLGMVLIFIVQFFLRK from the coding sequence ATGAAGAATGTGTTAGATATCGTTTATTTAATTCCGTTGTTACCATTAATAGGCTGTTTAATAAACGGGCTGGGAAGAAAAAGCCTGTCCAAAGGCGCTACAGGGGTTATTGGAAGCGGTGTAATCCTGGTTTCGTTTGCCATAAGCCTTTGGGCTTTTTTTCAGGTACGCGCCGGCAATACACATACCGCTGAATATTTTCCTTTTATTAATGTAGGTAATTTAAAAATACCCTTTGCGTTCCAGATCGACCAGCTATCTGTCATATGGCTGCTGATCATTACAGGTGTTGGGTTTCTGATACATGTGTATTCCACCTCTTATATGCATGATGAAAAACCGGAACATTTTGGAAGGTACTTCGCTTACCTGAACCTGTTTGTATTTTCCATGCTGCTGCTGGTAATGGGAGCTAATTTTGTCATCATGTTTATCGGCTGGGAAGGGGTTGGTCTTTGTTCTTACCTGCTGATCGGCTTTTGGTTTAAAAGGGATGAATATGCCCGGGCAGCAAACAAGGCTTTTATTATGAACCGTATTGGCGACCTTGCTTTCCTGGTGGCCTTATTCATGCTGATCAACAGGCTGGGCACTACCACATTCAGCGAGGTTTTTACCAATGCTTCACTGGCAAAATTCTCAACTAAGGAAATCACGGCCATTACCCTGCTGCTGTTTGTTGGTGCCACCGGTAAAAGTGCACAGATCCCCCTGTACACCTGGCTGCCGGATGCCATGGCAGGGCCAACACCGGTATCCGCTTTGATCCATGCAGCTACAATGGTTACCGCGGGTATCTATATGATTGCACGCAGTAACCTGATGTTTTCCATGGCCCCTGCAACATTAAACGCAATTGCGGTTATTGGTATTGCTACTGCGTTGTTGGCTGCTTCCATTGCGTTGAAGCAGAATGATATTAAAAAAGTGCTGGCCTATTCAACTGTAAGCCAGTTAGGCTACATGTTCCTTGCTATAGGAAGCGGTGCTTATGTAGCAGCCGTTTTCCATGTAATGACGCATGCCTTCTTTAAAGCATTGCTGTTCCTGGGAAGCGGCAGCGTGATCCATGCAATGGGGGGCGAGCAGGATATGCGTAAGATGGGCGGACTTGCAAAATATATGAAAGTGACCAATATTACTTTCCTGATCGGATGTTTTGCCATTGCAGGCATTCCCGGTTTTTCAGGATTCTTTTCTAAAGATGAGATCCTGGCCGGTGCCTTTGCTAAATCACCCGTTCTGTATGTTTTGGGTTTAGCCGGTGCTTTAATGACTGCGTTCTATATGTTCCGGCTGTATGCAACCACCTTTAATGGTCAATTCCGCGGAACAAAAGAGCAGGAGCATCATTTACATGAAAGCCCTGCTGCCATTACGGTTCCGCTCATTCTGCTTGCCATTCTCTCTGTGATCGGCGGGTTTGTGGGTATTCCGGAATTTATGGCACAGGGGGCGCACTCCCTGGCCGGGTTCTTACAACCTGTTTTTAAGGATTCTTATGCCCTGTTACCTGTTCATGAAGCAACGCACAGTACAGAATGGTTGCTGGCAGGGCTCTCATCTGTATTGGTAATTATTGTAGTGGCATTTGCCTGGAGCCGGTTTTCCAGAAAACCGGATCTGGAAGAGGCTACAGGTCTTGGAAAAATACTGGAGAACAAATGGTATGTTGATGAATTGTATGATGCGATCATTGTAAAACCTGTTAATGCTTTTGGTACTTTTTTAAATAATGTATTTGATAAAAAGGTAATAGACGGTATTGTAAACGGAGTGGGAAAACTGGTGCGCTATGGTGGCCGCCAGTTGCGTTGGTTGCAGAGTGGGCAAACCGGAGCGTATATTCTCATGATGGTGCTGGGAATGGTACTGATTTTTATTGTACAGTTTTTTTTAAGGAAGTAA
- a CDS encoding NADH-quinone oxidoreductase subunit B, with protein MRPVSYNIKPKKADLKDSLMMADMPDGHQGEGFFATTLDSVIGLARKNSLWPLPFATSCCGIEFMATMAATYDLARFGSERVGFSPRQCDLLMVMGTIAKKMGPVVKQVYLQMAEPRWVIAVGACASSGGIFDTYSVLQGIDQVVPVDVYVPGCPPRPEAILDGVMRIQDLVGKESLRRRNGEQYKALLESYGIQ; from the coding sequence ATGCGACCTGTATCATACAATATTAAGCCTAAAAAGGCGGATCTGAAAGACAGCCTGATGATGGCAGATATGCCGGATGGTCATCAGGGAGAAGGTTTTTTTGCCACCACATTAGATAGTGTAATTGGTCTGGCCCGTAAGAATTCCTTATGGCCGCTTCCTTTTGCCACTTCCTGTTGTGGCATTGAATTTATGGCTACAATGGCAGCCACTTATGACCTGGCGAGGTTTGGCAGTGAGCGCGTGGGGTTCTCTCCCCGCCAGTGTGATCTGCTGATGGTAATGGGCACCATTGCCAAAAAAATGGGCCCGGTTGTAAAACAGGTATACCTTCAGATGGCAGAGCCCCGTTGGGTGATTGCAGTAGGAGCCTGTGCCAGCAGCGGAGGTATTTTTGATACGTACAGCGTGTTACAGGGAATCGACCAGGTGGTTCCGGTAGATGTATATGTGCCGGGTTGCCCTCCAAGACCGGAAGCAATACTGGACGGGGTAATGCGCATACAGGATCTGGTGGGTAAGGAAAGCCTTAGAAGAAGAAACGGTGAGCAATACAAGGCCTTGCTGGAAAGTTATGGAATACAATAG
- a CDS encoding NADH-quinone oxidoreductase subunit NuoE family protein: protein MIEFSQEQLEKVSQIIARYPEGRQKSALLPVLHLAQEAFGWLSTETMDYVASLLKIEPIEVYEVATFYTMYNLKPVGKYVFEVCQTGPCMIQGSDDIIAYIGEKLNIKPGETTEDGLFTLKTAECLGACGYAPMMQMGKYYKEHLTKEKVDAIIAECRNNASASN from the coding sequence ATGATAGAGTTTTCTCAGGAACAGTTGGAAAAAGTGAGCCAGATCATTGCCCGGTATCCGGAAGGCAGGCAGAAAAGCGCCCTGCTGCCGGTATTGCACCTGGCCCAGGAAGCGTTTGGATGGCTGAGCACTGAAACGATGGACTATGTGGCATCGCTTTTAAAGATTGAACCGATTGAAGTATACGAGGTGGCAACTTTTTATACGATGTACAACCTGAAACCGGTTGGCAAATATGTTTTTGAAGTGTGCCAGACCGGTCCCTGTATGATCCAGGGAAGCGATGATATCATTGCCTATATCGGGGAAAAACTGAATATAAAACCGGGGGAAACAACGGAAGACGGACTGTTTACCCTGAAAACGGCGGAATGCCTGGGTGCGTGTGGCTATGCACCTATGATGCAGATGGGCAAATATTATAAAGAGCACCTTACAAAAGAAAAAGTGGATGCAATTATTGCCGAATGCAGGAATAATGCTTCGGCATCGAATTAA
- a CDS encoding NADH-quinone oxidoreductase subunit C — MGLTNEHIKEKLVEKFGNQVFDFEEQYGLLSFASDKELNLKVLNFLVEEPSLQFGFLTDLCGVHYPDHKGKEIAVVYHLHNLLENVRVRYKIYTSINQPDVYTATGLFAAANWMERETYDFYGVNFIGHPNLKRILNVDEMDYFPLRKEYPLEDQSRIDKDDEMFGRGAL; from the coding sequence ATGGGATTGACCAATGAGCATATAAAAGAAAAACTGGTTGAGAAATTTGGCAATCAGGTTTTTGATTTTGAGGAACAGTATGGTTTGCTGAGCTTTGCATCTGATAAGGAGCTCAACCTGAAGGTGCTGAACTTTCTGGTAGAGGAGCCTTCGCTTCAGTTTGGATTTCTTACTGATTTATGTGGCGTTCATTATCCTGATCATAAGGGAAAGGAAATAGCCGTAGTGTATCATTTGCATAACCTGCTGGAGAATGTGCGTGTGCGGTATAAAATATATACCAGTATCAATCAGCCTGATGTTTATACGGCTACCGGGCTTTTTGCGGCAGCCAATTGGATGGAGCGCGAAACATATGATTTTTATGGGGTCAACTTTATAGGGCATCCAAATTTAAAGCGCATCCTGAACGTGGATGAAATGGACTATTTCCCGCTGAGAAAAGAATACCCGCTGGAAGATCAGAGCCGTATTGATAAAGATGATGAAATGTTTGGCAGGGGAGCCTTATAA
- a CDS encoding NADH-quinone oxidoreductase subunit D, translating to MSDHVLLPSGSIEKQTTTLNLGPTHPATHGVFQNIIELDGEKIVSADSTVGYIHRAFEKIAERRPLYQITPLTDRLNYCSAPINNIGWHLTCEKLLKVQVPKRVDYLRIIIMELARITDHLICNSIMGVDSGAYTGFLYVMQYRELVYEIYEEICGSRLTTNIGRIGGFERDFSNAAFEKIERFLKEYPAVLKEFEDLFTRNRIFMDRTIGAGPISAERALNYGFTGPNLRAAGVDYDVRVTAPYSSYEEFEFDIPVGSKGDSYDRFLVRNNEMWQSLRIIEQAMQKLGNLKGGEATEYHADIPEYYLPPKKDVYTKMEALIWHFKIIMGEIDMPPGEVYNAVEGANGELGFYFISDGGRTPYRLHFRRPCFIYYQAYAEMVTGAMLSDAIVVMSSMNLIAGEMDA from the coding sequence ATGAGTGATCATGTTTTATTGCCCAGTGGCAGTATAGAAAAACAAACAACTACACTAAACCTGGGCCCTACGCACCCGGCAACGCACGGTGTATTCCAGAACATTATTGAACTGGATGGAGAAAAGATTGTTTCGGCAGATTCAACCGTTGGCTATATTCACCGGGCTTTTGAAAAAATAGCCGAACGCAGGCCCTTATACCAGATCACCCCGCTTACAGATCGTTTAAATTATTGTTCTGCTCCAATTAATAATATCGGCTGGCACCTTACCTGCGAAAAATTATTAAAGGTACAGGTGCCCAAACGCGTGGATTATCTGCGGATTATTATTATGGAACTGGCGCGTATTACGGATCACCTGATCTGTAATTCCATTATGGGCGTAGATTCCGGCGCTTATACCGGCTTCCTGTACGTAATGCAGTACCGGGAACTGGTGTATGAGATCTACGAAGAGATCTGCGGTTCCCGCCTTACCACTAATATTGGCCGTATCGGCGGTTTTGAAAGAGATTTCAGCAATGCCGCTTTTGAAAAAATTGAACGGTTTTTAAAAGAATATCCCGCTGTGCTGAAGGAATTTGAAGACCTGTTTACCCGCAACCGGATCTTTATGGACCGCACAATAGGCGCAGGCCCTATTTCCGCAGAACGGGCATTGAATTATGGGTTTACCGGCCCTAACCTGCGGGCCGCCGGTGTGGATTATGATGTTCGGGTAACAGCTCCTTACAGCAGCTACGAGGAGTTTGAGTTTGATATTCCCGTAGGGTCAAAGGGGGATTCTTACGACCGGTTCCTGGTGCGCAACAATGAAATGTGGCAAAGCCTGCGCATCATTGAACAGGCCATGCAAAAGCTCGGCAACCTGAAAGGAGGAGAGGCCACCGAGTACCATGCTGATATTCCGGAATATTACCTGCCTCCCAAAAAGGATGTTTATACAAAAATGGAAGCCCTGATCTGGCACTTCAAGATCATTATGGGTGAAATAGATATGCCTCCGGGGGAGGTTTATAATGCAGTAGAAGGAGCCAACGGAGAGCTGGGTTTTTATTTTATAAGCGATGGCGGCCGCACGCCCTACCGGCTGCATTTCAGAAGGCCCTGTTTTATTTATTACCAGGCATATGCCGAAATGGTAACCGGGGCCATGCTGAGCGATGCTATTGTAGTAATGTCATCCATGAACCTGATAGCAGGAGAAATGGATGCATAA
- a CDS encoding NADH-quinone oxidoreductase subunit J family protein: MNITQLLFWILTVIAIGSALMVITSKNPVYSVLGLIITFFAISGHYILMNAQFLAIVNIIVYAGAIMVLFLFVIMLMNLSKATETLKNKWMQIVGAIAGGCLFLVLVAALRNTEVKKNLVEMGTGNIGLVKNLGHELFTTFVIPFEIASILFLSAMVGAVVIGKKE; encoded by the coding sequence ATGAATATAACACAGCTTTTATTTTGGATACTTACAGTGATCGCAATCGGCAGCGCACTGATGGTCATTACCAGCAAGAACCCCGTGTATAGTGTCCTGGGGCTGATCATAACTTTCTTTGCCATTTCCGGTCATTATATTTTAATGAATGCACAGTTTCTGGCTATTGTAAACATTATTGTTTATGCGGGTGCCATTATGGTGCTCTTTCTTTTTGTGATCATGTTAATGAATTTAAGCAAAGCAACAGAAACGTTAAAAAATAAATGGATGCAGATCGTAGGCGCCATTGCAGGAGGGTGCCTGTTCCTGGTGCTGGTAGCTGCTTTGAGAAATACGGAAGTAAAAAAGAACCTTGTAGAAATGGGTACCGGTAATATCGGGTTGGTAAAGAACCTCGGGCATGAGCTGTTTACTACTTTCGTTATCCCGTTTGAGATCGCCAGCATTTTATTTTTAAGTGCCATGGTGGGAGCAGTAGTTATTGGGAAAAAAGAATAA
- a CDS encoding GxxExxY protein, producing the protein MCYELTKAGIPFKRQHGIPVIHEGLRMQVGFRADLIVYEKVLFELKSIEAVADVHYKQVLTYLKLTNLKPGILVNFNVSLLKDGIKRIVNKL; encoded by the coding sequence TTGTGTTATGAATTGACAAAGGCCGGTATTCCATTTAAAAGACAACATGGAATTCCTGTTATTCATGAAGGACTCAGAATGCAAGTAGGGTTTAGAGCAGACCTTATTGTTTATGAAAAAGTGTTGTTCGAATTAAAAAGTATAGAGGCTGTTGCAGATGTGCATTATAAACAGGTACTTACTTATCTGAAATTGACCAATCTGAAACCTGGTATTTTAGTCAATTTTAATGTAAGCCTGTTAAAAGATGGGATAAAAAGAATTGTGAATAAACTATAA
- a CDS encoding 2Fe-2S iron-sulfur cluster-binding protein — protein sequence MADEVKQQPPANFKVTIDNITIEVPPGTTILQAARFIGGEVAPPAMCYYTPLQGSGGKCRTCLVEVSKGSEKDPRPMPKLVASCRTTVMDGMEVKNITSERVIAARNSVVEFLLINHPLDCPICDQAGECKLQDLSYENGKSGTRYEFKRRTFKKHNLGKYIQLHMTRCILCYRCVFTADQLTSKRQHGVLDRGDHAEIATYIEKSLDNEFIGNVIDVCPVGALTDKTFRFKNRVWFTKPVDAHRDCPTCCGKVTLWARGHEVLRVTARKDQWGEILPAEDGKTGWICNECRFEKKDVKDWVIEGPTKVARGSVIGANHYEVLDMPKETIGEVMGHAPKLLMDIHSVSDVNDPDIDLSKIPGPATGDVFNKKKLIEERKD from the coding sequence ATGGCGGACGAAGTAAAACAACAACCACCTGCAAACTTTAAGGTAACTATTGATAATATTACAATAGAAGTGCCCCCTGGCACCACCATTTTGCAGGCAGCAAGATTTATTGGTGGTGAAGTGGCGCCCCCGGCCATGTGCTACTATACCCCGCTGCAGGGCAGTGGCGGTAAATGCCGTACCTGCCTGGTAGAGGTAAGCAAGGGATCAGAAAAGGATCCGCGCCCTATGCCAAAGCTGGTAGCCAGTTGCCGTACTACTGTTATGGATGGCATGGAGGTAAAGAATATTACCAGTGAAAGGGTTATTGCTGCCCGTAACAGCGTTGTGGAATTCCTCCTCATCAACCACCCGCTGGATTGCCCTATTTGTGACCAGGCCGGTGAATGCAAATTGCAGGATCTGAGCTATGAGAATGGTAAAAGCGGCACCCGGTATGAATTTAAAAGACGTACGTTTAAAAAGCACAACCTGGGCAAATACATTCAGCTGCACATGACGCGCTGTATTCTTTGTTACCGTTGCGTGTTTACGGCAGACCAGTTAACCAGCAAACGCCAGCATGGAGTGCTGGATCGCGGAGACCATGCGGAGATCGCCACCTATATCGAAAAATCACTGGATAATGAATTTATCGGTAATGTCATTGATGTATGCCCTGTGGGCGCGTTAACGGATAAAACATTCCGGTTCAAGAACAGGGTATGGTTTACAAAACCTGTAGATGCGCATCGTGATTGCCCAACCTGCTGCGGAAAGGTAACGTTGTGGGCACGTGGTCACGAAGTATTGCGGGTAACGGCACGTAAAGATCAATGGGGTGAGATTTTACCCGCTGAAGATGGTAAAACCGGCTGGATTTGCAATGAATGCCGTTTTGAAAAGAAAGATGTGAAAGATTGGGTAATTGAAGGGCCAACAAAAGTAGCACGCGGCTCTGTAATTGGCGCCAATCACTATGAAGTGCTGGATATGCCCAAGGAAACGATCGGTGAAGTAATGGGGCATGCACCAAAATTATTAATGGATATTCACAGCGTAAGCGATGTGAATGACCCGGATATTGATCTGAGCAAAATTCCTGGCCCCGCTACCGGCGATGTGTTCAATAAGAAGAAATTAATTGAAGAACGAAAAGATTAA
- the nuoH gene encoding NADH-quinone oxidoreductase subunit NuoH: MYLLAIDWFFIIEKLVLIALIITLSMVVAMYATYGERKVAAFIQDRIGPNRAGPFGLLQPLADGGKLFFKEEIIPLASSRFLFILGPMLAMITALLTSAVIPWGTAVKIGERMVPLQVADVNIGILYVFGVVSLGVYGIMLGGWASNNKFSLLAAIRGASQMVSYELAMGMSLIAILMLTGSLQMSAIVDAQRGGALGDLASWNIFGGGWQILGFLIFFICALAECNRTPFDLAEAENELNFGYHQEYSSMKLGFYLFAEYINMFISGVIMSTLYFGGYDIPFVNEAKLAMQIGGNWVAVLTFLCLFLKALIFVFVFMWIRWTIPRFRFDQLMHLGWKRLIPLALLNMIITALVVLWLKK; the protein is encoded by the coding sequence ATGTATCTACTGGCTATTGATTGGTTTTTTATTATTGAGAAATTGGTGCTGATCGCGCTTATTATTACGCTGTCAATGGTGGTAGCCATGTATGCTACATATGGCGAAAGAAAGGTGGCGGCTTTTATCCAGGATCGTATCGGTCCTAACAGGGCAGGCCCTTTTGGGCTTTTGCAGCCACTTGCAGACGGCGGCAAGCTCTTTTTTAAGGAGGAAATCATTCCCTTGGCCTCTTCCCGGTTTTTATTCATACTGGGACCGATGCTGGCCATGATTACGGCGTTGCTTACCAGCGCGGTTATTCCCTGGGGAACAGCTGTAAAGATCGGTGAGCGTATGGTGCCGCTTCAGGTAGCCGATGTAAATATTGGCATCCTTTACGTTTTTGGTGTGGTAAGCCTGGGAGTATATGGCATCATGTTGGGCGGATGGGCCTCTAATAATAAGTTCTCCTTACTGGCAGCCATTCGCGGCGCTTCGCAAATGGTCTCTTACGAGCTGGCAATGGGGATGTCCCTGATTGCAATACTGATGCTTACCGGTTCCCTGCAAATGAGCGCTATTGTTGATGCGCAGCGGGGCGGTGCATTAGGTGACCTGGCCAGTTGGAATATCTTTGGCGGCGGCTGGCAGATACTGGGATTCCTGATCTTTTTTATCTGTGCGCTAGCTGAGTGCAACCGTACTCCGTTTGACCTTGCTGAAGCAGAAAACGAACTGAATTTTGGCTATCATCAGGAGTATTCCAGTATGAAACTTGGATTTTACCTGTTTGCCGAATATATCAATATGTTTATAAGCGGTGTTATTATGTCCACGCTTTATTTTGGAGGTTATGATATCCCGTTTGTAAATGAGGCAAAGCTGGCCATGCAGATAGGCGGGAATTGGGTGGCTGTGCTGACGTTCCTCTGTTTATTTCTGAAAGCGCTGATTTTTGTATTTGTGTTCATGTGGATCCGCTGGACCATTCCGCGCTTCCGTTTTGACCAGCTAATGCATCTGGGCTGGAAACGCCTGATACCGCTGGCATTGCTGAATATGATCATTACAGCATTGGTGGTATTATGGCTGAAGAAGTAA
- the nuoF gene encoding NADH-quinone oxidoreductase subunit NuoF translates to MSSIKLLLENAHIEGIRYFDTYRKNGGYRSVEKALKMAPEDVVEEVKKSGLRGRGGAGFPTGMKWSFIAKPEGVPRHLVCNADESEPGTFKDRYLMEFIPHLLIEGLIVSSYALGSNTTYIYIRGEYAWIPDILEQAIAEAKANGFLGKNILNSGFDCEIYVQRGAGAYICGEETALIESLEGKRGNPRIKPPFPAVKGAWDRPTVVNNVETLAAVVPIMNMGGEEYAKIGVGRSTGTKLISACGNINKPGVYEIDMTISVEEFIYSDEWCGGIKNGKRLKACIPGGSSVPILPANLLLKTAKGEQRMMNYESLSDGGFATGTMMGSGGFIVFDEDQCVVKHTYTLARFYRHESCGQCSPCREGTGWMEKLLLRLDQGHGKMSDIDLLWDIQSKIEGNTICPLGDAAAWPVAAAIRHFRDEFEWHVTHPEEAQQRNYGLAHYADPLPVPEPVAV, encoded by the coding sequence ATGAGCAGTATAAAACTACTTTTAGAAAACGCACATATAGAAGGGATCAGGTATTTTGACACCTACCGGAAGAACGGAGGTTACAGAAGTGTTGAAAAAGCCTTAAAAATGGCTCCGGAAGACGTGGTGGAGGAAGTAAAGAAAAGCGGCCTCCGGGGGCGCGGCGGTGCCGGGTTCCCGACAGGTATGAAGTGGAGTTTTATAGCAAAGCCGGAAGGCGTTCCCCGCCATCTGGTGTGCAATGCAGATGAAAGCGAACCGGGAACCTTTAAAGACCGTTACCTGATGGAGTTTATCCCGCATCTGCTCATTGAAGGATTGATCGTTTCCAGTTATGCACTGGGTTCCAATACCACCTATATTTATATCCGCGGGGAATATGCCTGGATCCCTGATATCCTGGAGCAGGCTATAGCAGAGGCAAAAGCCAATGGTTTCCTGGGAAAGAATATCCTGAATTCCGGTTTTGATTGTGAGATCTATGTTCAGAGAGGTGCCGGCGCCTATATCTGCGGAGAAGAGACCGCGTTGATTGAATCACTGGAAGGAAAGCGTGGCAATCCGCGTATCAAACCTCCTTTTCCTGCTGTTAAAGGGGCCTGGGATCGGCCAACGGTGGTCAATAACGTAGAAACACTGGCAGCCGTTGTGCCCATTATGAATATGGGAGGTGAGGAGTATGCGAAAATTGGTGTGGGCCGGTCTACCGGTACTAAATTAATATCGGCCTGCGGTAATATCAATAAGCCCGGTGTTTACGAAATAGACATGACCATTTCCGTTGAGGAATTTATTTACAGCGATGAATGGTGCGGCGGCATAAAGAATGGCAAGCGCCTGAAAGCCTGTATACCAGGTGGATCTTCGGTGCCTATCCTGCCTGCGAATCTTTTGCTCAAGACCGCAAAAGGCGAGCAGCGGATGATGAATTATGAAAGTCTTTCTGACGGAGGTTTTGCAACCGGAACCATGATGGGCAGCGGTGGTTTCATCGTATTTGATGAGGATCAGTGCGTGGTAAAGCACACGTATACGTTAGCGCGTTTTTATCGTCATGAAAGTTGCGGGCAATGCTCTCCCTGCCGGGAAGGGACCGGCTGGATGGAAAAATTATTACTGCGGCTGGATCAGGGGCATGGCAAAATGAGCGACATTGACCTGTTGTGGGATATACAGAGTAAAATAGAGGGAAATACGATCTGCCCGCTGGGCGATGCGGCAGCCTGGCCTGTTGCAGCAGCCATCAGGCATTTCCGTGATGAGTTTGAATGGCACGTTACCCACCCGGAAGAAGCGCAGCAAAGGAATTATGGGCTGGCCCATTATGCAGATCCGCTGCCGGTACCGGAGCCTGTAGCGGTGTAG
- the nuoI gene encoding NADH-quinone oxidoreductase subunit NuoI, with translation MGVQLTNRSKPVDRRPMNWVERSYLVNIFKGMAITLKHFFKKKVTIQYPEEQRPFSKVFRGLHILNRDEEGRERCTACGLCAVACPAEAITMEAAERQEGEENLYREEKYAARYEINMLRCIFCGYCEEACPKDAIYLSQTFTPSNYTRKGFIYKKEDLLIPNPVTDPEGYKKALGTIKREKEEV, from the coding sequence ATGGGCGTACAATTAACAAACAGAAGCAAACCCGTTGATCGAAGACCGATGAACTGGGTGGAGCGCAGCTACCTGGTGAATATTTTTAAAGGGATGGCGATTACGCTGAAGCACTTTTTTAAAAAGAAAGTGACCATCCAGTACCCCGAAGAACAGAGGCCCTTCAGTAAAGTGTTTCGCGGGCTTCATATCCTGAACCGGGATGAAGAAGGGCGTGAACGATGCACTGCCTGCGGCCTTTGCGCCGTTGCGTGCCCGGCAGAAGCCATTACAATGGAAGCAGCAGAAAGGCAGGAGGGAGAAGAAAACCTGTACCGCGAAGAAAAATATGCAGCCCGTTATGAGATCAATATGCTGCGCTGCATCTTTTGCGGTTATTGCGAAGAAGCCTGCCCCAAAGATGCCATTTATCTTTCTCAAACCTTTACCCCGTCTAATTACACCCGCAAAGGGTTTATTTATAAAAAAGAGGATCTGTTGATCCCCAACCCCGTTACAGATCCTGAAGGCTATAAAAAGGCACTGGGAACCATTAAAAGAGAAAAGGAAGAAGTTTAG
- a CDS encoding VOC family protein, with translation MQVITPYLNFNGNAAEALDFYAAALGGQVVHKQTFGEAQADFPSPDAHKDKIMHALFSAGELNFMVSDCAPGAEPVTSGTNISLALNFTDEASITQTFEALAAGGTITMPLQDTFWGAKFGMVTDRFGISWMFNYDKPKS, from the coding sequence ATGCAGGTAATTACTCCATATCTGAATTTTAACGGCAATGCTGCAGAAGCATTGGATTTTTACGCAGCTGCGCTGGGCGGGCAGGTGGTGCACAAACAAACCTTCGGAGAAGCGCAGGCTGATTTTCCAAGCCCGGATGCGCATAAGGATAAAATTATGCATGCATTGTTTAGCGCCGGTGAATTGAATTTTATGGTGAGTGATTGTGCGCCAGGCGCAGAACCGGTTACCAGTGGAACCAATATAAGCCTGGCGCTGAATTTTACAGACGAAGCATCCATTACTCAAACCTTTGAGGCGCTGGCAGCGGGAGGCACTATAACCATGCCATTACAGGATACCTTTTGGGGCGCTAAATTTGGTATGGTAACAGACCGGTTCGGGATCAGCTGGATGTTTAACTACGATAAGCCAAAAAGTTAA